The proteins below come from a single Plodia interpunctella isolate USDA-ARS_2022_Savannah chromosome 21, ilPloInte3.2, whole genome shotgun sequence genomic window:
- the LOC128679467 gene encoding uncharacterized protein LOC128679467, which translates to MSLTSAIAALPDENYNPIHFIYVLTAVFGTIFVVGPLLVPHNVENRRLIRISIMETAFCMYIAWVTVYTAQMHPVSGVTFKNTTLAWMSYGWGNGPNVEGFSIPATTTTTTTTTTTTTTSTTSTTTTTTTTTTTSTTTTTTTITTSTTTTTTTSTSSFTTGTTQTEEPEPYYFKIHEKLPGTVENQTTNFKVPPNKVSETKKMTHRIVFRQRRFCNQVCFKVFLRRDFSQPLPHYQVSFTVTLA; encoded by the exons ATGTCTTTAACTAGTGCCATCGCTGCCCTGCCAGACGAAAACTACAATCCTATCCactttatatatgttttaactgCGGTATTCGGGACAATATTTGTGGTGGGGCCGCTTCTAGTACCACACAATGTCGAAAACCGACG ATTAATCCGAATTAGCATTATGGAGACCgcattttgtatgtatatagc GTGGGTCACGGTGTACACGGCACAAATGCACCCGGTCTCTGGTGTAACCTTCAAGAATACAACTCTCGCGTGGATGAGCTACGGCTGG GGCAACGGCCCAAACGTGGAGGGATTCTCAATTCCAGCGACCACGACCACTACAACGACAACAACCACCACAACGACGACCTCGACGACCTCCACTACAACTACAACGACAACGACGACAACGACCTcgactactactactactaccaCAATTACCACCTCCACTACCACCACCACCACAACCTCCACCTCTAGTTTCACTACAGGAACTACACAGACTGAAGAACCAGAACCTTATT atttcaaaattcatgaAAAACTCCCAGGCACTGTTGAAAACCAAACGACTAACTTCAAAGTT CCTCCAAACAAGGTCagtgaaactaaaaaaatgacaCACAGAATAGTATTTAGACAGAGAAGATTTTGCAACCAAGTGTgtttcaaagtatttttaagaaGGGATTTTAGCCAGCCGTTACCACATTATCAGGTTAGTTTTACAGTTACCCTGGCTTAG
- the LOC128679398 gene encoding uncharacterized protein LOC128679398, whose protein sequence is MYVTDDKWRTFWIEWTSDPVAQTTEVTVGRQGEPPFGRLKYEFLAVGEVDFQSTCHSEVQLISGLEVGPRFSNIGGYGLRRQNERTVEMEEILRTYTDNLTVTGLYKYYEAREEPIQIGVFLGKHVWREFFILLCSDYMKPEPNILIHIGEHYGEYCNIAKNRNVVIRVRCNLPWQRDNYLQFWIWHGNGKISIKSGYFEPDIYKPFMSWDDPEPFKVNLFALRTVIAEEIPMTVVDTEVQDWLIRE, encoded by the exons ATGTATGTAACTGATGATAAGTGGAGAACCTTTTGGATAGAATGGACTAGCGATCCGGTTGCCCAGACCACTGAGGTGACCGTGGGCAGGCAGGGTGAGCCGCCTTTTGGGAGactaaaatatgaatttttagCTGTAGGTGAAGTTGATTTTCAGTCAACTTGCCATAGTGAAGTGCAGCTGATAA GCGGCCTAGAAGTTGGACCGAGGTTTTCGAATATCGGAGGTTATGGTCTACGACGGCAAAACGAGAGGACAGTAGAAATGGAAGAAATATTAAGGACATATACAG ATAACTTGACAGTAACGGGTTTGTACAAGTACTACGAGGCGAGAGAGGAGCCTATTCAGATCGGCGTGTTCTTGGGTAAACATGTTTGGAGggagttttttattttactgtgttCAGATTACATGAAGCCTGAACCCAATATTTTG attCACATCGGCGAACATTATGGCGAGTACTGCAATATCGCTAAGAACAGGAATGTAGTGATTCGAGTGCGGTGTAATTTACCCTGGCAAAGAGATAACTATCTACAGTTTTGGATTTGGCACGGAAATGGGAAAATATCTATCAAATCAGGATATTTTGAACCAGATATTTATAAACCGTTCATGTCCTGGGATGACCCGGAACCGTTCAAAGTGAACCTGTTCGCTTTGCGCACAGTTATCGCGGAGGAGATCCCCATGACCGTTGTTGACACTGAGGTGCAAGATTGGCTCATTCGAGAATAA